The genomic interval ATGCGTTAAAAGGCGGGGTCTCTAGTGTTCATATTATTGATGGACGGGTTAATAATGCGGTCTTGTTAGAATTATTTACCGATCAAGGCGTTGGAACACAATTATATTAAAGTTAATGATGCAATCCACCCCGATAAATTTAAATACCTTGCCCTTTAGTCGCTTAGATTGGGCTTTCGCTGAATTTTTAAGCCAACGAAGTTGTTTAAAGGCTGAACAAAAACCGCGCTTTAAAAACCTAGTAGCCGAGCTTTCGTTTGAGCAATCACAAGGACACAGTTGTTTACGAATTAATCGGAACGATCAACAATTAGCTTTAGCATCAGGACTGGCTTTATCAATTGACGTGCAAGATGATGCCCCTGATTTGTCACTCAAACCTTTAATTGTTCAAGAAAATTGTTTATATATGCATCGTTATTGGTTTTATGAGACTCGTTTAGCCACTCAACTCAAACAGTTATTGGTGATTAATTATCAGGTTGATGACTTGAATACCGCTTTAGATCATTATTTTCCAGTGCAACAGGATGATTTTCAAGCGATAGATTGGCAACGTGAAGCAGCAAAAATGGCGTTAACTCAAGCTTTTTCAATGGTTACAGGGGGGCCAGGGACAGGAAAAACCACAACCGTTGTTAAAATTTTAGCCTTATTACAACAAGCGAGTCTTCAACCGTTACATATCGCGCTTGCCGCCCCTACAGGTAAAGCGGCTATGCGCTTACAAGAATCCATTGGACACAGTAAACACGGTTTAAATTGCACAGATAAGCTAAAACAATCGATTCCTGAAGAAGTCACGACCTTACACCGTTTATTAGGCGCAAAACCGCCGCCATCCCCTTATTTTAAACATCATGCAGAGAATCCGCTGCCTTATGATGTGGTGGTCATTGATGAGGCTTCTATGGTTGATTTAGCGTTAATGAGTAAGTTAATGGATGCACTTAAACCGACCGCTCGATTGATTTTATTGGGGGATAAAGATCAACTGGCCTCGGTAGAATCGGGGTCAGTATTAGCCGATCTCACGATGAGTTTAAAAAACCATACCGTTGAATTGCTAAAATCGCATCGCTTTGGTGGGGTTATTAAAGAACTTGCGGCGGCGATTAATAAGCAGCAAGGATTGAAAGCATGGGACTTATTAACCACCCCCAATGAAACGATCACGGTTTTAACGCAAAATAGCCTTAATTACATGGCCGATAAGCAACGTCCATTTTTAACCTTGGCTCAACAACATGCCTCTTTTGACTCTATTTACGCGGCCTTTAATCAATTCCAAGTGTTATGCTCAAATCGTAACGGACCGAATGGGGTCAATGAGATTAATCGTTTAGTGGAAAAAAAATTAGGCTTATCGGGACATTGGTATAACGGTCGCCCGATTATGATTACTAAAAATGATGTCGCCACTCAACTTTATAATGGTGACATTGGTTTATGTTTGAGTGATAACAGTCAATATGGACAGCTTCGCGTGTATTTTTTATTAGCGGATGGCTCAATTAAAAAAATACTTCCCAGCCGTTTACCTGCCTGTGAAACTGTTTTTGCAATGACCATTCATAAAAGCCAAGGATCTGAATTTAACGAGGTTTTAATTGCGTTACCTGATACCCTAAACCCTGTGTTAACGAAAGAACTTATTTATACAGGCATTACCCGAGCAAAAAAAACAGTGACGGTGGTTGCCCATAAAGCTGTTTTTATTAACGCCGTTGCTCAAAAAGTAGCACGTTATGGAGGATTAATTGCAAAAATGAAAGGTCATTACGATGCAACTATTATTCGATCATCTTAGCCAAATCACGGGTAAGTCTTTAAAAAATGCGCAGCTTAAACCCGTTTATGGCGGCAGTATTAACCAAAGTTATCATTTAAAAGCAGATAACAACTCATGGTTTATAAAATTAAATGTGCTTGAATTAGAGTCTATGTTTAGGGCTGAAGCCAAAGGACTGAGTGAATTAGCGACAACAAAAACAATTAATGTTCCTAAAGTGATTCTCTGTGGAAATGATGGGCGACACGCTTATTTAATACTTGAATATATTCATTTAAATGCATTTAATAAAAACTCAGAAATTCAATTAGGTCAACAACTCGCCCAACTTCATCGCCAACAACATCCTCGTTATGGCTGGCATCTTGACAACACGATTGGGAGTACGCCGCAACATAATCAGTGGGATCATGATTGGGTCAGCTTTTGGCAACAACAGCGTTTAGCAAAACAATTGCAGTTTTTAGCTGAAAAAGGTTATACAGGAAAGTTTCTTACCCAAGGTGATACGTTATGTGCGGATGTCGGCCTTTTTTTTAACACATACTCGCCACAAGCCTCTTTAGTTCATGGCGATTTATGGTCGGGAAATGTGGCGGTTAACGAAGACAATGCTCCTGTTATTTTTGACCCTGCTTGTTATTATGCAGATAGAGAAGTTGATATTGCAATGACCGAATTATTTGCAGGCTTTGGATGCAATTTCTATAGAGCTTATCAAAATGAATGGCCATTAGATGAGGGCTACCCCATTAGAAAAATACTTTATAATCTTTACCATATTTTAAATCATCTCAATTTATTTCGTGACGGTTATCAAAAACAAGCAGAGCGAATGATTAATCAATTATTAGCTGAAATTTAAGGCAAGGGCTGGTCGTTATCCGTAGGGATTTTTTTCAATGATGATGCCAGCATAATTAAAGCCCATCCTCGAAAACTAGCATCGACACTTAATGAAAAAGCCAGAAACCAAGGCGAAGAAAAAGGCCATCCAAACCAAATTAATAGACCTAAAATAATTGAAATAATTCCTGTGGTTCGACTGGAAATGGGATTAGGAATTTTTGCAACGGAAAGCAATACATTACGAAAGACTCCTTGTGTAATCAAATAACCGACAATTAAAAGGGTTAGTTTATCAGGATCATCACTCATACTAAAAAGTAATAAAAATCCTGTCACAATATCAAGGATTCCGCCTTGAATATTCAGCAGAAGCCCTTGTACTGTTAAGGCCATTACGCCATCAAAGCAGCGTAAAATCCCCAGTAAAAAGATTAAAACCCCAATAACAGGAATCCAAGAAAATTTTTCACCCAAGATAGAGACATTAGGGGCTATGAGGCACAAAATAGCGACGCTTCCCCCTAAAATAATCATGAGAATCCCTCGAATACGATACCACCAAGGTTTAGAGGTGAATTGTCTTAATTCAGAGGGGCTTGCTGATTTCATCATTTAATCACTCCATTGTTTTTCGTTATTATAAATAAGTTCACCCCCTTTTGTTAAATTTTCGGTATTATGGGCATTTTCGATCACTAGGAAAGCTTATGTCTTTACCTTCACTTCCTGCCGAATTACAGCCCCTGACAAGCCATGCAGTCACCCAATTTGAAGAAAAACTATCATTAGCTAACCTGTCTTTACCGACACATCCTGCGATAAAATATTCCTTAGAAAAAGTATTTTGTTGCAGTCAATTTGTTACGGAAAGCTGTCATCGGTATCCTTCTCTTTTGATTGATTTAATAACCTCTGAGGCTTTATTTTCAAATGAACATCGGGTTAATTATTCGACTTATCTAGCTAAGCAATGTATTAATACTGAAAATGAATTAATGCACTGTTTACGTTTTTTTCGTCGCCAAGAAATGGTTCGTATTGCATGGCGTGATTTAGCGGGCTGGTCAACGTTAGATGAAACCTTACAGGACTTAACGGCCTTAGCTGAAGCCTGTATTCAAACTGCTCTTGATTTTTTATACCAAGAAGCTTGTAAACGTCGTGGAATACCTACCTTAGCCGATGGAACCGCCATCAATATTGTCGTTCTAGGGATGGGGAAGTTAGGTGCGTGGGAATTAAATTACTCATCGGATATTGACTTGATTTTTGCTTATGCCGAAGAAGGCATTTTAAATGATCGAAAACAAACACGTTATAGCGAATTTTTCAGCCGTATTTGTCGAAGCTTAGTTAAAGTTTTAGATGCAATTACCGTGGATGGTTTTGTTTTTCGCACAGATATTCGTTTACGTCCTTTTGGCGACAGTGGCGCAATTATCATGACCTTTGATGGGATGGAAAATTATTACCTCACCCAAGCACGCGAATGGGAACGGTATGCGATGATTAAAGCCCGTCAAGTCGCTGGTGATTTTGAAAGTGGTAAACAATTAATGGCCTTATTAAAACCGTTTGTTTATCGGCGTTATTTAGATTATGGGGCTTTTGAAGAATTACGCTCGCTAAAAACACAGATTACACAAGAATTACAACGTAAAAAAGGACAGGATAATATTAAACTGGGCTATGGGGGGATTCGTGAAATTGAGTTTATTGGTCAAGCCTTTCAATTAATTCGTGGCGGGCAAGAAGTTCAATTACAACAACGCGGAATTTTAACCATTTTAAACTGTTTAGGTGAATTAAACTTACTCAGTAAAAATAATGCTCAAGCCTTGAGTGAATCCTATTGTTTTTTACGTCGTATTGAAAATCATATTCAACAATATCAAGATAAACAAACCCATGATTTACCGAAAGATCCGCAAGTACAACAAATTTTAGCCTATTCGCTTGATTTTTCAGACTGGGCTGATTTTTTAGCGCATTTAAATGTTGTTAGAGAACAAGTACAAGCTGAATTTGAAGCTGTTTTTTCCGTATCGGAGCAAAATGAAAAACAATACAGCAGTGATTTACTCTGGTTAGGAACCGCGACCGAAGATGATTTATCCAGTTTAGCCTTTAACGATATTCAAACGGTTGTCAAGGGGCTGGTTGATTTTAAACAAACACATGCGATTAAACGATTAACGACGAAAGGTTTAGCCACGTTAGAGCGTTTGATGCCAAAATTAATTAACGCGGTTGTTCTCATTAAAAATAGTGATGAAACCTTAAAACGTCTATTAGTTTTATTTGAAGCCGTTGCAGGACGCAATGTTTATTTATCGTTACTGGCTGAAAATCCTGAAGCATTAACCCAATTAGTTAAGCTTTCTTCCGCAAGTGAATGGGTCTGTGAGTACTTAGCTCGTTATCCTATTTTATTTGATGAATTATTAGATACACGCTCTTTATACGAACCCTTGGAAAAAGAGGCGTTAAAACAACAATTACAGCAACAATTAGCTTCTATTGATTTAGCGGATGAAGAGCAAGTTATGATTGCTTTACGTCAATTTAAACACCTTAATGTATTACGCGTAGCGGCTGCCGATATTATGGGGAAAACTCCATTAATGGTGGTAAGCAATTATTTAACTTTAATTGCAGAAACTATTGTGGATTATGTTATTAATTATAGTTGGCATTTATTGATACAAAAACATGGTTTCCCTGTTAATACGGGTGAACAGGTCGCTGGGTTTGCGGTTTTAGGGTTTGGAAAATTAGGCGGAATTGAATTAGGCTATGGTTCTGATTTAGACATGGTATTTTTATATGCGTGTGAAAAGGGACATACCTTAACAACAGGTAAAAAACCGATTCCCAATACTCAGTTTTATGGTCGGTTAGGGCAAAAAATTCGTCATATTTTAGATACTAAAATGTTAGCGGGTCTATTATATGAGGTTGATATGCGTCTTCGACCCAGTGGGCATTCGGGGTTATTAGTTTCAAATATAAATACGTATGAGAATTATTTTAAAAATGAGGCGTGGACGTGGGAGCATCAAGCGTTAGTTCGAGGGCGTTTTATTGCAGGGGATGCGAATTTACAAACTGATTTTTTAGCGATTCGGCAGCGTATTTTAAGTTTGCCGAGAGAGGTTTCCGTGCTTAAAAAGGAAGTTTTTGAAATGCGTGAAAAAATGCGTGAAACCTTGGCAAAAGAAAATGAAGGGCAGTTTGATATTAAGCAAAGTAGAGGCGGGGTTGTTGATATTGAGTTTATGGTTCAATTCGGGGTTTTATCACACAGTTCAGCGTATTTTGAGTTAACGCAGAATACAGATAATATTAATTTAATTAAAAAGCTTGAGACGCATCATTTTTTTACGGCTAAACAGGCCGAGGTCTTAACGTCAGCCTATTGTCATTATCGAGATTATGGACATCGACAAGTTTTACAAGGGCATAAGGCGGTTACTAAGGAGGCTATTTTTACCGAAGAACGTGAGTTTGTTGGAAAATTATGGACGGCGTTGATGGGTTGAATCCTAACAGTTTGTATTAAAAATTAAAATGTGAACAACAAGCCACTGCGCCGTAAACAATTTCAAAAATGGTAATGGTTGGGACGTATAGTTGGCTTTTTGTCGTTTAATGATTAGGTTTAATAAGGTATACAGTCTTCTAATGCTATTGAACTCCTTTCACAATTTACCGTCTCAGCTAAATAGTTAACGTCAAAAACCTAATACTACTTCATTTGGTTTCAAAAATAATTTACACTTTACCACCATCCTAAACCGACTCTTAAATTATCAACATGAACCCCGAATCCTTAAGTTTCATTTTTTTAAATGCATTTTTAATTAACAACTTCGTCTTGGCACTTTTTTTAGGGCTTTGTCCCTTTGTCGGCGTTTCAGCAAAACGCGATACCGCCTTTAATATGAGTTTGGCCACCATTTTTGTCATGTTTGTCAGTTCAATCTGTGCTTATGGTATTAATGTTGTCCTCGTCTATTTTAATTTAGAGTTTTTACGCCTCATTAGCTACATTGCCTTAATTGCATCGGCGGTACAACTGGTGGAAATGATTTTAAAAAAATTTAGTCCCACTTTATTTAGAGCTTTAGGTATTTTTTTACCCTTAATTACCACTAATTGTGCCATCTTAGGGGTGGCTTTATTTCAGACGTCACGCGAGTATGATTTTTTTCAATCGGTCGCATTTAGTTTAGGGGCGGGCGCAGGATTCGGGTTAGCCATTGTCTTAATGGCTGGGTTACGAGAAAAATTAGAATTATCTAATTTACCTAATATTACCCAAGCCGCCGCATTAAGCATGATTCTTGCGGGAATATTATCCCTTACATTTATGGGCTTTGCAGGATTAGGCGGTAGTACCGCATAAAGGAATATATTTTTATGATTAATTTTTTAGTTGCGATCAGTGTTATTTTTATCTTAATGCTGGGTTGGATTTGGGTTCAACAACTCGCACGATCTTATGCACAAAAACACCCTGAATTAGGCGCGGTAAAAGAGGAAGGTTTAGGCTGTGGTAAAAGTTGTGGATGCAAAGAAGGGGGGTGTAAAAAAGAAGTCTAATTTCAAATTCTATACAAATTTTTGTTGTCGATAAATTCATCCCTGTATAATCCTCCTGAAAACCCCACAGGGTTATTTTTATCCTACCTTTTATTAAGAGAATTTTATGGCACTTCATTGTGGAATTGTTGGTTTACCTAACGTGGGTAAATCGACCCTTTTTAATGCACTTACTCAAGCAACTATTGCCGCTGAAAACTACCCTTTTTGTACCATAGACCCTAATATAGGCGTTGTTCCCGTTCCTGATAAACGAATGGAGGCATTAGCTGAAATTGTGAATCCTGAAAGAATTTTACCGACAACAATTGAATTTGTTGATATTGCAGGTTTAGTGGCAGGGGCTTCTAAAGGCGAGGGGTTAGGTAATCAATTTTTAGGTAATATTAGAGAAACGGATGCGATTGCTCATGTCGTTCGTTGTTTTGAAGATGAAAATGTTATTCATGTTGAAGGGAAAGTTGATCCTTTAAGTGATATAGAAATCATCAATACAGAACTCGCGCTTGCCGATATGGCCTCGGTTGAAAAATCCTTGCAACGAGCAACAAAAGCTTCTAAGTCAGGAAATAAAGACGAGATAGCTAAAAAGAAAGTGTTAGAAAAAACCCTCGCGCATTTAGATAAAGGCAAGGCAGTACGCTCTTTAGGCTTAACCGAAGATGAAGTTATTTTAATTAAAGATCTTTGTTTAATTACGTTAAAACCAACGCTTTATATTGCTAATGTCGATGATAATGGGTTTGAAAACAATCCTTTTTTAGACCGTGTTAAAGAATTTGCTATGGAAGACAATTCAAATGTGGTTGCTGTTTGTGCCGCCATTGAAGCTGAAATTGTACAATTAGATGATGAAGAAAAAAAAGAGTTTTTGGATGACTTAGGCTTAGACGAGCCAGGTCTTGACCGCGTTGTTAGGGCGACCTATAATTTATTAAATTTATCGACTTATTTTACCGCAGGCGTTAAAGAAGTCAGAGCGTGGACAATTCCTATGCTAGCAACCGCGCCACAAGCTGCGGGAGTTATTCATACTGATTTTGAAAAAGGTTTCATTCGTGCCGAAATTACTTCTTACCAAGATTTTATTGATCACAAGGGTGAGCAAGGGGCAAAAGACGCAGGAAAATGGCGTTTAGAGGGTAAAGACTATAATGTTAAAGATGGCGATGTGATACATTTTAGATTTAATGTTTGACAAATTAAGGGCGAGTAATTAAAATGCTCGCTCTTTACCCAAGTGCAATGGCGATATAGCTCAGTCCGGTTAGAGCGCGGGATTCATAACCCCGAGGTCCCAGGTTCGATCCCCGGTGTCGCCACCATCTTTTTGTACTTCACCTCTATTCTTAAAACTTCTCCCTGTTAAACTCACTATAAACACGTTAGCCGATGTTATCGCAAACGACCCTCTTGAGTACAACTAGCTCGCTTTTAAAGGACTTCTCATGTTAGATCCGCGTTTATTTAGAAATGATATTGATTTTATCAAAACTCAACTTGATCGTCGTAATTTTGATTTTGATGTTGATGCCTATCAAATGCTTGAAAGTCAACGCAAAGAAATTCAAGTTAAAACGCAACAGTTGCAAAATGAACGGAATGTGCGGTCTAAAAAAATAGGTCAAGCAAGAGCAAAAGGGGAAGATATTCAGCCTTTATTAGCCGAAATTGATGATTTTGGTACACAACTTAAAGCCGCTGAAGCCGATTTAACTCAAATTCAAACGCAAATAACCACCATCATGGAGGGGATTCCTAACCTTCTTGATGCAGCGGTCCCTGCGGGAAAATCAGAAGATGATAATATTGAAATAAGTCGTTGGGGAACATTACCTGAATTTAAGTTTAAACCTAAAGATCATGTTGATTTAGGTGAAAATATTAACCAAATAAGTTTTGAATTAGGGGCAAAAATTGCCAGTGCGCGATTTGTCGTTTTAACAGGACACATTGCGCGATTACAACGGGCGATTATACAGTTCATGTTAAATACTCATACGCAAGAACATGGGTATACTGAAACGTATGTGCCTTTTTTAGCGAATGCGGCCAGTCTTCGCGGGACAGGACAACTTCCTAAGTTTGAAGCCGATTTATTTAAAGCCAGTGAGAATCCTGATTTATACTTAATTCCAACGGCAGAAGTTCCCGTTACGAATAGAGTTCGTGATGTGATTGTCGATGCTGACGAACTTCCACTTAAATTTACCTGTCATTCCCCCTGCTTTCGTAGTGAAGCGGGTGCTTATGGACGCGATGTGCGGGGCATGATTCGCCAACATCAATTTGAAAAAGTCGAATTGGTACAAATTGTTAAGCCCGAAGATTCTGAGGCTGCTCATGAGCAATTAACCGCGAATGCCGAAGTTATTTTACAAAAATTAAACTTACCTTATCGTAAAGTATTGCTTTGTGCAGGCGATACGGGGTTTTCATCGACTAAAACCTATGATCTTGAAGTGTGGCTACCGGGACAAGCAACTTATCGCGAAATTTCATCGTGCAGTAATTTTAAAGATTTTCAAGCCCGTCGTTTACAAGCGCGTTGGAAAAATTCTGAGATGAAAAAACCTGAACTGGTGCATACGATTAATGGCTCTGGATTAGCCGCTGGAAGAACATTAATTGCTATTATGGAAAATTATCAGGATGAGCAAGGACGAATTGCGATCCCCGAAGTTTTATTACCTTACATGGGGAATATAACGCTAATTGGTTAGTCTACTAACAGTGTAAATGCTATAGAGACGCGGGTATTTTCGTTGGGTCTCTCATTGTTGTCACCATTTGATGAAGGCGGGTAAACGGCTGAGAAACCAAACTTTTATATTTTTAATCAAAAATTTATGGAAGCCCGCCTTTGGAAATATTGTTTTAAGGAATGAGAACTAAATAATACCCGAAACTTAAAATATATTTTTACCATGAAGAACATGAAGTTCATGAAGAAAAATCATTAAAACTTCATGTTCTTCATGATTTATATGTTTTATTGCGTAAACCAATGTGTAGTTTCGGGTATTATTAAAATGGCGTTCCTTAATCATCGGCTCAAAGGGATCATGGGTTAATTTTCACTTGCTATTCGTTTTAAGATTATCTGCATGTAGCCCACATTCTTTTTTGGTTTCCGATTCCCACCACCATCGTCCCACGCGTTCATGCTGGTTAGGCAAAACAGAACGGGTACAGGGTTCGCAACCAATACTAATAAACCCTTGTTTATGTAAAGGGTTAAAAGGAACTTGATAGGCTTCAATATAATCCCAAACCTGTTCCGAACTCCAATTGAGGAGAGGATTAAATTTAATCAACGGTTTATCATCCGTAGAAAAAGCACTATCCAATTGAACTTCAGGGATTGCATGTCGTGTATCTAAACTTTGATCCTTACGCTGTCCTGTAATCCACGCATCTAAGTGTGATAATTTACGTCTTAAAGGCTCAACCTTACGAATACCACAGCATTGCTGATGCCCCTCTTCATAAAAACTAAATAAGCCTTTTTCTTTAACTAACGCTTCAATAGCCGCTGAATCAGGACTTAAACATTCAATATCAATGTTGTAATGCGTTCTGACTTGCTCAATAAATCGATAGGTTTCAGGATGTAATCGTCCAGTATCCAATGAAAAAACATGGATCTCTTTTTTCATTTGTAAGGCCATATCAATTAAAATGACATCTTCTGCCCCACTAAAAGAAATTGCAACCGTGTCAAAATTATTTAATGCGGTTCTTAAAATTTTTCGGGGGCTTTTATCATGAAGTTCGGCTTGTAATGTGGCTATCTCTAATTTAGTCATGGTTTCTCTTACGTTATAAAAATATTTATTAGCGGTGATATTAGATAATAAAGACAAATTCAGGCATGAGTACGTGATTTGTTTGACTCGCTATTCTAACATTTATGCGTGAATTTTTAATTTTTAGCCGTTAAAGATTCCATCAAAAACTAAAAATAGAGGTAAAATTAATCTTTAGACTCATCATTATAAGGAAACAATATGGTTAAGCATCACTCGTTATGGACACGTTACTTTCCTCAATTCATCGCTAATAGTGATGCAACCATGAGACGTTTAATGGATTCAGCGCAATTAGTTAAATTACCCGCAGGACAGCAGATTTTTTATCCAGGAAGTGTGTGTGAAAATTATTTATTGCTTTTAGAGGGACGCGTAAAAACACAATTAATTTCTGAAAATGGACGTGAAATGTTGCTTTATCATGTCTGCTCAGGCGATTCGTGTGTTTTAACGACATCGTGCTTATTAGGAGGCGATCATTATCCAGCGGAGGGCATTGCTGAAACAGATGTTAGTGCCTTTGTGATTTCTAAACATGCCTTTCACCGCTGTATTGACCAGTCAGCTTTTTTTCGTGAATTTGTTTTTAAAAATTTTTCTTCGCGGTTATCAACGGTGATTACCCGAATGGAGGATGTTGTTTTTGGGGCGATTGACTTTCGATTAAGTAAACTTTTATTAGCCTCATCTGAAAGCCCCTTAAAAATTACGCACCACGCACTGGCATCCGAATTAGGCACAGCGCGTGAAGTCGTTTCTCGACACTTAAAACGTTTTGAACGTTATGGTTGGTTGCAGCTAAATAGAGGGACAATTGAACTCATTAATCGGCAAGCCTTGGAAAAAATTCGTGAACAAACGAATTAACCTTTTGAATCATCAGCATCTTCTTTATGCTCATCATCAATAAAACGCACAATAATAAAGCCTAAAATACCCGCGACAAAAGCGGCCATCATTAATGGCATTGCAAATGGAATATCGTGATGGTCACGCATATTCATTTGAAAAACAGTAGAAAATATACTTAAAACGAAATCAGTCATAGCAGTCCTTGATGATTTAAAAGATACCTTAATGGCGGAATTAATAATAAATCGTTTTGCTATTTTGTTCAGTGATTAAGTCACATTAGCTGAAAAAATAATGAATCACTTGGTCTGTTGAAAAAGTTTTTTAACTGAAAAGCTAAAATTTTGTTGAATACGTCCCTGATTTTTATCGTCATGGTTTAGGTATAAATCAACCCCACAGACACGGGGTATTATTGAACAACGGCCCTTAGCACTTAAGCCTATGTCTATTTAGGGAATGTAAAAAGCGCAAATGAAAAGCTGGCATTAGCTCTCAGTCATCAAGAGGCATTGCTGGTTAATAACGGAATGGAGTTGGAATAATATTTATTCCGTAAAAAATAAGGCCAAAAGGGTTAAGGTCATATTTTTTTAATGGGTAGGATAAACGTAAAGACAGCCCCCAAGCCATCACCTTCTGATTCGGCCCAAATCTTGCCATTATGATTCTCAACAATTTTACGGCATAGCGCAAGCCCAACCCCTGTTCCCTCAAAATGATTATGTGCTTGTAACCGTGAAAAAACTTTAAATAAACGATCCGTTTTTAATGGATTAATACCAATTCCATTATCGGTGATGCTAACCTGAAACAAAGCCCCATCTACTTTAGCCTCAATAGACTTGTTCTTCTAAATAAAATATATTAAAATCAATTGCTTATATATACTTGATAACACTCACAATCAGTTGATACAGCCTAATAAATAAACTTTAAATTAAATTATTAAAAATAATAAATAAGCTTTATAATAAATTTCTATAAAAAATAAAAATCAAAGTATAACATGAAAATAAAAGAAATTTTACCAAGAATTTATGATGATAGACAGTTAAGAGCTTTAACAGGATTAAAAACAGAACATTTTATTTTACTATTATCTCTATTTGAAAAGACCCTTATTGAAGATCAAAAAGAAAAACATGAAAATAAAGAAAGAAAATACGGTAGTGGTTTAGATAGCACATTAAAAACACCCGCAGACAAATTATTATTTATATTAAATTATATGAAGTGCTATTCTACTTTCGATCA from Methylococcales bacterium carries:
- the recD gene encoding exodeoxyribonuclease V subunit alpha, with amino-acid sequence MMQSTPINLNTLPFSRLDWAFAEFLSQRSCLKAEQKPRFKNLVAELSFEQSQGHSCLRINRNDQQLALASGLALSIDVQDDAPDLSLKPLIVQENCLYMHRYWFYETRLATQLKQLLVINYQVDDLNTALDHYFPVQQDDFQAIDWQREAAKMALTQAFSMVTGGPGTGKTTTVVKILALLQQASLQPLHIALAAPTGKAAMRLQESIGHSKHGLNCTDKLKQSIPEEVTTLHRLLGAKPPPSPYFKHHAENPLPYDVVVIDEASMVDLALMSKLMDALKPTARLILLGDKDQLASVESGSVLADLTMSLKNHTVELLKSHRFGGVIKELAAAINKQQGLKAWDLLTTPNETITVLTQNSLNYMADKQRPFLTLAQQHASFDSIYAAFNQFQVLCSNRNGPNGVNEINRLVEKKLGLSGHWYNGRPIMITKNDVATQLYNGDIGLCLSDNSQYGQLRVYFLLADGSIKKILPSRLPACETVFAMTIHKSQGSEFNEVLIALPDTLNPVLTKELIYTGITRAKKTVTVVAHKAVFINAVAQKVARYGGLIAKMKGHYDATIIRSS
- a CDS encoding fructosamine kinase family protein, whose protein sequence is MQLLFDHLSQITGKSLKNAQLKPVYGGSINQSYHLKADNNSWFIKLNVLELESMFRAEAKGLSELATTKTINVPKVILCGNDGRHAYLILEYIHLNAFNKNSEIQLGQQLAQLHRQQHPRYGWHLDNTIGSTPQHNQWDHDWVSFWQQQRLAKQLQFLAEKGYTGKFLTQGDTLCADVGLFFNTYSPQASLVHGDLWSGNVAVNEDNAPVIFDPACYYADREVDIAMTELFAGFGCNFYRAYQNEWPLDEGYPIRKILYNLYHILNHLNLFRDGYQKQAERMINQLLAEI
- the glnE gene encoding bifunctional [glutamate--ammonia ligase]-adenylyl-L-tyrosine phosphorylase/[glutamate--ammonia-ligase] adenylyltransferase; the protein is MSLPSLPAELQPLTSHAVTQFEEKLSLANLSLPTHPAIKYSLEKVFCCSQFVTESCHRYPSLLIDLITSEALFSNEHRVNYSTYLAKQCINTENELMHCLRFFRRQEMVRIAWRDLAGWSTLDETLQDLTALAEACIQTALDFLYQEACKRRGIPTLADGTAINIVVLGMGKLGAWELNYSSDIDLIFAYAEEGILNDRKQTRYSEFFSRICRSLVKVLDAITVDGFVFRTDIRLRPFGDSGAIIMTFDGMENYYLTQAREWERYAMIKARQVAGDFESGKQLMALLKPFVYRRYLDYGAFEELRSLKTQITQELQRKKGQDNIKLGYGGIREIEFIGQAFQLIRGGQEVQLQQRGILTILNCLGELNLLSKNNAQALSESYCFLRRIENHIQQYQDKQTHDLPKDPQVQQILAYSLDFSDWADFLAHLNVVREQVQAEFEAVFSVSEQNEKQYSSDLLWLGTATEDDLSSLAFNDIQTVVKGLVDFKQTHAIKRLTTKGLATLERLMPKLINAVVLIKNSDETLKRLLVLFEAVAGRNVYLSLLAENPEALTQLVKLSSASEWVCEYLARYPILFDELLDTRSLYEPLEKEALKQQLQQQLASIDLADEEQVMIALRQFKHLNVLRVAAADIMGKTPLMVVSNYLTLIAETIVDYVINYSWHLLIQKHGFPVNTGEQVAGFAVLGFGKLGGIELGYGSDLDMVFLYACEKGHTLTTGKKPIPNTQFYGRLGQKIRHILDTKMLAGLLYEVDMRLRPSGHSGLLVSNINTYENYFKNEAWTWEHQALVRGRFIAGDANLQTDFLAIRQRILSLPREVSVLKKEVFEMREKMRETLAKENEGQFDIKQSRGGVVDIEFMVQFGVLSHSSAYFELTQNTDNINLIKKLETHHFFTAKQAEVLTSAYCHYRDYGHRQVLQGHKAVTKEAIFTEEREFVGKLWTALMG
- a CDS encoding RnfABCDGE type electron transport complex subunit A, which produces MNPESLSFIFLNAFLINNFVLALFLGLCPFVGVSAKRDTAFNMSLATIFVMFVSSICAYGINVVLVYFNLEFLRLISYIALIASAVQLVEMILKKFSPTLFRALGIFLPLITTNCAILGVALFQTSREYDFFQSVAFSLGAGAGFGLAIVLMAGLREKLELSNLPNITQAAALSMILAGILSLTFMGFAGLGGSTA
- the ychF gene encoding redox-regulated ATPase YchF — translated: MALHCGIVGLPNVGKSTLFNALTQATIAAENYPFCTIDPNIGVVPVPDKRMEALAEIVNPERILPTTIEFVDIAGLVAGASKGEGLGNQFLGNIRETDAIAHVVRCFEDENVIHVEGKVDPLSDIEIINTELALADMASVEKSLQRATKASKSGNKDEIAKKKVLEKTLAHLDKGKAVRSLGLTEDEVILIKDLCLITLKPTLYIANVDDNGFENNPFLDRVKEFAMEDNSNVVAVCAAIEAEIVQLDDEEKKEFLDDLGLDEPGLDRVVRATYNLLNLSTYFTAGVKEVRAWTIPMLATAPQAAGVIHTDFEKGFIRAEITSYQDFIDHKGEQGAKDAGKWRLEGKDYNVKDGDVIHFRFNV